One region of Dysidea avara chromosome 1, odDysAvar1.4, whole genome shotgun sequence genomic DNA includes:
- the LOC136263507 gene encoding uncharacterized protein isoform X3, which translates to MLDLKHFNRAANEFCKCFKSCGSKEAFIEMFDGKMSASDDPNPKRPKLMEVASHAARKRQQENVNDQQAEFNDSGMDKEISPYHQGHFVFPVKCLECPPEEWLVRNCSDTIVKQLKQEMLKNACTDVQPILCIVHLKDGEIFQANMKEGYKYFTIGGNHSRQALQELLSEKEELQNCKHYTHRLCSVYLPMNNTLVRRLASKHNRAASHVHEMTTWDLIQQSRKLLYELSDIPLHQDPPTRKPESWRKACSAVLAIEEVP; encoded by the exons ATGTTGGATTTAAAACATTTTAACCGGGCTGCCAACGAATTTTGCAAATGCTTCAAGAGCTGCGGGAGCAAGGAGGCGTTCATCGAAATGTTCGACGGAAAGATGTCAGCAAGTGATGATCCAAATCCTAAGCGGCCTAAACTGATGGAAGTCGCTAGTCATGCTGCACGCAAAAGACAACAAGAAAATGTTAATGATCAGCAAGCTGAATTTAATGACTCCGGAATGGACAAAGAAATATCACCATACCATCAAG GTCATTTTGTGTTTCCAGTTAAGTGTTTGGAATGCCCCCCAGAAGAGTGGCTGGTGAGAAATTGCTCTGATACCATTGTCAAGCAGCTAAAACAAGAAATGTTAAAAAATGCTTGCACAGATGTCCAGCCTATTCTTTGCATAGTTCATCTGAAAGATGGTGAAATTTTCCAAGCTAACATGAAAGAGGGATACAAGTACTTCACCATAGGGGGAAATCATTCAAGACAGGCTCTTCAAGAACTTTTATCAGAGAAGGAAGAACTACAAAATTGCAAGCACTATACTCACAGATTATGTTCTGTATATTTACCAATGAATAATACCCTAGTGAGGAGGTTGGCCAGTAAACATAATCGTGCTGCATCACATGTGCACGAAATGACTACCTGGGATTTG ATACAACAAAGCAGAAAGTTGCTGTATGAACTATCAGATATTCCTCTACATCAAGACCCACCAACGAGGAAGCCTGAAAGTTGGAGGAAAGCGTGTTCAGCAGTTCTGGCTATAGAG GAAGTGCCATGA
- the LOC136263507 gene encoding uncharacterized protein isoform X1: MPGTNLWHFVPVSSQRINEGVYIGKGSKTYQKYGIIKLGSLMVRKGNDGVSCLVATFSLKDSEPRMLDLKHFNRAANEFCKCFKSCGSKEAFIEMFDGKMSASDDPNPKRPKLMEVASHAARKRQQENVNDQQAEFNDSGMDKEISPYHQGHFVFPVKCLECPPEEWLVRNCSDTIVKQLKQEMLKNACTDVQPILCIVHLKDGEIFQANMKEGYKYFTIGGNHSRQALQELLSEKEELQNCKHYTHRLCSVYLPMNNTLVRRLASKHNRAASHVHEMTTWDLIQQSRKLLYELSDIPLHQDPPTRKPESWRKACSAVLAIEEVP; encoded by the exons ATGCCTGGAACAAATCTTTGGCACTTTGTGCCAGTTTCTTCTCAACGAATAAACGAAGGAGTCTATATCGGAAAGGGCAGTAAGACCTACCAAAAATACGGTATTATTAAACTTGGCTCGTTGATGGTGAGAAAGGGCAACGATGGAGTATCTTGTCTTGTG GCTACCTTTAGCCTTAAAGATTCGGAGCCAAGAATGTTGGATTTAAAACATTTTAACCGGGCTGCCAACGAATTTTGCAAATGCTTCAAGAGCTGCGGGAGCAAGGAGGCGTTCATCGAAATGTTCGACGGAAAGATGTCAGCAAGTGATGATCCAAATCCTAAGCGGCCTAAACTGATGGAAGTCGCTAGTCATGCTGCACGCAAAAGACAACAAGAAAATGTTAATGATCAGCAAGCTGAATTTAATGACTCCGGAATGGACAAAGAAATATCACCATACCATCAAG GTCATTTTGTGTTTCCAGTTAAGTGTTTGGAATGCCCCCCAGAAGAGTGGCTGGTGAGAAATTGCTCTGATACCATTGTCAAGCAGCTAAAACAAGAAATGTTAAAAAATGCTTGCACAGATGTCCAGCCTATTCTTTGCATAGTTCATCTGAAAGATGGTGAAATTTTCCAAGCTAACATGAAAGAGGGATACAAGTACTTCACCATAGGGGGAAATCATTCAAGACAGGCTCTTCAAGAACTTTTATCAGAGAAGGAAGAACTACAAAATTGCAAGCACTATACTCACAGATTATGTTCTGTATATTTACCAATGAATAATACCCTAGTGAGGAGGTTGGCCAGTAAACATAATCGTGCTGCATCACATGTGCACGAAATGACTACCTGGGATTTG ATACAACAAAGCAGAAAGTTGCTGTATGAACTATCAGATATTCCTCTACATCAAGACCCACCAACGAGGAAGCCTGAAAGTTGGAGGAAAGCGTGTTCAGCAGTTCTGGCTATAGAG GAAGTGCCATGA
- the LOC136263507 gene encoding uncharacterized protein isoform X2 — MEYLVLCLKDSEPRMLDLKHFNRAANEFCKCFKSCGSKEAFIEMFDGKMSASDDPNPKRPKLMEVASHAARKRQQENVNDQQAEFNDSGMDKEISPYHQGHFVFPVKCLECPPEEWLVRNCSDTIVKQLKQEMLKNACTDVQPILCIVHLKDGEIFQANMKEGYKYFTIGGNHSRQALQELLSEKEELQNCKHYTHRLCSVYLPMNNTLVRRLASKHNRAASHVHEMTTWDLIQQSRKLLYELSDIPLHQDPPTRKPESWRKACSAVLAIEEVP; from the exons ATGGAGTATCTTGTCTTGTG CCTTAAAGATTCGGAGCCAAGAATGTTGGATTTAAAACATTTTAACCGGGCTGCCAACGAATTTTGCAAATGCTTCAAGAGCTGCGGGAGCAAGGAGGCGTTCATCGAAATGTTCGACGGAAAGATGTCAGCAAGTGATGATCCAAATCCTAAGCGGCCTAAACTGATGGAAGTCGCTAGTCATGCTGCACGCAAAAGACAACAAGAAAATGTTAATGATCAGCAAGCTGAATTTAATGACTCCGGAATGGACAAAGAAATATCACCATACCATCAAG GTCATTTTGTGTTTCCAGTTAAGTGTTTGGAATGCCCCCCAGAAGAGTGGCTGGTGAGAAATTGCTCTGATACCATTGTCAAGCAGCTAAAACAAGAAATGTTAAAAAATGCTTGCACAGATGTCCAGCCTATTCTTTGCATAGTTCATCTGAAAGATGGTGAAATTTTCCAAGCTAACATGAAAGAGGGATACAAGTACTTCACCATAGGGGGAAATCATTCAAGACAGGCTCTTCAAGAACTTTTATCAGAGAAGGAAGAACTACAAAATTGCAAGCACTATACTCACAGATTATGTTCTGTATATTTACCAATGAATAATACCCTAGTGAGGAGGTTGGCCAGTAAACATAATCGTGCTGCATCACATGTGCACGAAATGACTACCTGGGATTTG ATACAACAAAGCAGAAAGTTGCTGTATGAACTATCAGATATTCCTCTACATCAAGACCCACCAACGAGGAAGCCTGAAAGTTGGAGGAAAGCGTGTTCAGCAGTTCTGGCTATAGAG GAAGTGCCATGA